A region of Drosophila mauritiana strain mau12 chromosome 3L, ASM438214v1, whole genome shotgun sequence DNA encodes the following proteins:
- the LOC117139746 gene encoding poly [ADP-ribose] polymerase tankyrase-1 isoform X1, producing the protein MCSPAKMQSFGASKVVATLRADGHVYPMENTNLMHYEIRTEGDVQQKKGILVGPATCVDLGKQLLQCARDSDVAGVKAALAHGAPFASDWLGMSALHFAAMNNQLEICEILLQGGINMDGKTKVDRTPLHLACYYGHERIVSLLLALKCNVNSRDMLRMTPLHWAVEKRHKGIVRLLLKCHADVALVSKFGKTPIGLAVYTEQADVLAELEAARQAQASKKFNEESEQQTHKTRKETSEAVSSIMDEPEIIKTLEDREMSVEERMDVLENMRGHANVLRNTALNMLKTHGIADMVQDNDDEASKEMLNTALQNGRQLVLSEGGRLLLHETKSGISGKQSTNGNVRPSVVALRTNVNNSHPKVRMNVLKQKDLPSAAGVAKNKNIRIISLTDFKKLYGSDNTPKSLQKIPASLASSGMVRHLPDGTKLVNMRQLQARQLKLPSLQRPLDPTSLEESHSQNEAAVPTPQPSGHPASGSSLRGQVGTVQTIQLRPSLSAGSGQCTVNNGAAPAKTITNATKQPPKSPNVMPLLTSSEICRQLHELRRQNEELRRRADSFQREKEEMLRRIDRLEQIVLVQESEADLDFGEDA; encoded by the exons ATGTGTTCGCCTGCTAAAATGCAAAGTTTCGGCGCCAGCAAAGTCGTTGCTACTCTCCGAGCGGATGGTCATGTCTACCCCATGGAGAACACCAACCTGATGCACTACGAGATC CGCACCGAAGGTGATGTCCAGCAAAAGAAGGGGATCCTGGTGGGTCCGGCCACATGCGTTGACCTGGGCAAACAGCTGCTCCAGTGCGCCAGAGACAGCGATGTGGCGGGGGTCAAGGCGGCGTTAGCGCATGGAGCTCCCTTCGCTTCCGACTGGCTAGGTATGTCGGCACTTCACTTTGCCGCCATGAACAATCAGCTGGAGATTTGCGAAATCCTCCTGCAGGGAGGCATTAACATGGACGGCAAGACCAAGGTAGACCGAACGCCGCTCCACCTAGCCTGCTATTACGGTCACGAGCGGATAGTCAGTTTGCTGCTGGCGCTAAAGTGCAATGTCAACTCCCGCGATATG CTTCGCATGACCCCGCTGCACTGGGCGGTCGAGAAAAGACACAAAGGAATTGTGCGCCTGCTACTCAAGTGCCATGCAGATGTCGCCTTGGTCTCCAAATTCGGCAAGACACCGATCGGACTTGCCGTGTACACGGAACAAGCGGATGTGCTGGCGGAGCTAGAAGCGGCACGACAGGCGCAGGCCAGTAAGAAGTTCAACGAGGAATCGGAG CAACAAACACATAAGACCAGA AAGGAAACCAGTGAAGCTGTCAGCTCAATAATGGACGAACCGGAAATAATTAAAACCCTTGAGGACAGAGAAATGTCGGTTGAAGAACGAATGGATGTCCTAGAAAACATGCGAGGCC ATGCAAACGTGCTGCGGAACACTGCGCTTAACATGCTTAAGACGCACGGAATCGCAGACATGGTGCAGGACAACGATGACGAGGCCTCAAAAGAAATGCTGAACACTGCGTTGCAGAATGGACGCCAACTTGTCCTCTCGGAAGGAGGACGCTTGCTGCTGCACGAAACAAAATCGGGCATCAGCGGCAAGCAATCCACAAATGGAAATGTCCGGCCCTCGGTCGTAGCGCTCCGCACAAATGTTAATAACTCTCATCCCAAGGTTAGGATGAATGTCCTAAAGCAGAAGGATCTTCCGTCAGCGGCAGGAGTTGCCAAGAACAAG AATATACGCATAATCTCGTTGACTGATTTTAAGAAACTCTACGGATCGGACAATACGCCAAAGTCCCTTCAGAAAATACCCGCCTCTTTGGCAAG CTCTGGAATGGTGCGGCATCTTCCTGATGGCACAAAGCTAGTCAACATGCGCCAGTTGCAGGCTCGACAG TTAAAGCTCCCATCCCTGCAAAGACCGCTGGATCCCACTTCGCTAGAAGAATCACACAGCCAGAACGAAGCCGCGGTACCAACCCCACAGCCTTCAGGCCATCCCGCGTCGGGCAGTTCGCTTAGGGGACAAGTGGGCACCGTCCAGACGATACAGCTGCGACCTTCACTCTCGGCAGGATCCGGGCAATGCACAGTAAACAACGGGGCGGCACCTGCGAAGACAATCACCAATGCGACGAAGCAGCCGCCGAAATCTCCGAACGTGATGCCGCTGCTAACTTCTTCTGAGATCTGTCGCCAGCTTCACGAGTTGCGGCGTCAGAACGAAGAACTGCGGCGGCGGGCCGACTCCTTTCAGCGGGAAAAAGAGGAAATGCTGAGGCGCATTGACCGCCTGGAGCAGATAGTGCTGGTTCAGGAGTCGGAGGCCGACTTGGATTTTGGAGAGGACGCTTAG
- the LOC117139746 gene encoding poly [ADP-ribose] polymerase tankyrase-1 isoform X2, which translates to MCSPAKMQSFGASKVVATLRADGHVYPMENTNLMHYEIRTEGDVQQKKGILVGPATCVDLGKQLLQCARDSDVAGVKAALAHGAPFASDWLGMSALHFAAMNNQLEICEILLQGGINMDGKTKVDRTPLHLACYYGHERIVSLLLALKCNVNSRDMLRMTPLHWAVEKRHKGIVRLLLKCHADVALVSKFGKTPIGLAVYTEQADVLAELEAARQAQASKKFNEESEKETSEAVSSIMDEPEIIKTLEDREMSVEERMDVLENMRGHANVLRNTALNMLKTHGIADMVQDNDDEASKEMLNTALQNGRQLVLSEGGRLLLHETKSGISGKQSTNGNVRPSVVALRTNVNNSHPKVRMNVLKQKDLPSAAGVAKNKNIRIISLTDFKKLYGSDNTPKSLQKIPASLASSGMVRHLPDGTKLVNMRQLQARQLKLPSLQRPLDPTSLEESHSQNEAAVPTPQPSGHPASGSSLRGQVGTVQTIQLRPSLSAGSGQCTVNNGAAPAKTITNATKQPPKSPNVMPLLTSSEICRQLHELRRQNEELRRRADSFQREKEEMLRRIDRLEQIVLVQESEADLDFGEDA; encoded by the exons ATGTGTTCGCCTGCTAAAATGCAAAGTTTCGGCGCCAGCAAAGTCGTTGCTACTCTCCGAGCGGATGGTCATGTCTACCCCATGGAGAACACCAACCTGATGCACTACGAGATC CGCACCGAAGGTGATGTCCAGCAAAAGAAGGGGATCCTGGTGGGTCCGGCCACATGCGTTGACCTGGGCAAACAGCTGCTCCAGTGCGCCAGAGACAGCGATGTGGCGGGGGTCAAGGCGGCGTTAGCGCATGGAGCTCCCTTCGCTTCCGACTGGCTAGGTATGTCGGCACTTCACTTTGCCGCCATGAACAATCAGCTGGAGATTTGCGAAATCCTCCTGCAGGGAGGCATTAACATGGACGGCAAGACCAAGGTAGACCGAACGCCGCTCCACCTAGCCTGCTATTACGGTCACGAGCGGATAGTCAGTTTGCTGCTGGCGCTAAAGTGCAATGTCAACTCCCGCGATATG CTTCGCATGACCCCGCTGCACTGGGCGGTCGAGAAAAGACACAAAGGAATTGTGCGCCTGCTACTCAAGTGCCATGCAGATGTCGCCTTGGTCTCCAAATTCGGCAAGACACCGATCGGACTTGCCGTGTACACGGAACAAGCGGATGTGCTGGCGGAGCTAGAAGCGGCACGACAGGCGCAGGCCAGTAAGAAGTTCAACGAGGAATCGGAG AAGGAAACCAGTGAAGCTGTCAGCTCAATAATGGACGAACCGGAAATAATTAAAACCCTTGAGGACAGAGAAATGTCGGTTGAAGAACGAATGGATGTCCTAGAAAACATGCGAGGCC ATGCAAACGTGCTGCGGAACACTGCGCTTAACATGCTTAAGACGCACGGAATCGCAGACATGGTGCAGGACAACGATGACGAGGCCTCAAAAGAAATGCTGAACACTGCGTTGCAGAATGGACGCCAACTTGTCCTCTCGGAAGGAGGACGCTTGCTGCTGCACGAAACAAAATCGGGCATCAGCGGCAAGCAATCCACAAATGGAAATGTCCGGCCCTCGGTCGTAGCGCTCCGCACAAATGTTAATAACTCTCATCCCAAGGTTAGGATGAATGTCCTAAAGCAGAAGGATCTTCCGTCAGCGGCAGGAGTTGCCAAGAACAAG AATATACGCATAATCTCGTTGACTGATTTTAAGAAACTCTACGGATCGGACAATACGCCAAAGTCCCTTCAGAAAATACCCGCCTCTTTGGCAAG CTCTGGAATGGTGCGGCATCTTCCTGATGGCACAAAGCTAGTCAACATGCGCCAGTTGCAGGCTCGACAG TTAAAGCTCCCATCCCTGCAAAGACCGCTGGATCCCACTTCGCTAGAAGAATCACACAGCCAGAACGAAGCCGCGGTACCAACCCCACAGCCTTCAGGCCATCCCGCGTCGGGCAGTTCGCTTAGGGGACAAGTGGGCACCGTCCAGACGATACAGCTGCGACCTTCACTCTCGGCAGGATCCGGGCAATGCACAGTAAACAACGGGGCGGCACCTGCGAAGACAATCACCAATGCGACGAAGCAGCCGCCGAAATCTCCGAACGTGATGCCGCTGCTAACTTCTTCTGAGATCTGTCGCCAGCTTCACGAGTTGCGGCGTCAGAACGAAGAACTGCGGCGGCGGGCCGACTCCTTTCAGCGGGAAAAAGAGGAAATGCTGAGGCGCATTGACCGCCTGGAGCAGATAGTGCTGGTTCAGGAGTCGGAGGCCGACTTGGATTTTGGAGAGGACGCTTAG
- the LOC117140886 gene encoding probable G-protein coupled receptor Mth-like 9, whose translation MVSPLIILLVIWLSVGVKSLEIASINHPCAYAHTVNITDGLRMKDGSYSYAGVVVPPHLMAEYSFKVIDGVEYRAKKHLRGCVCLLKPCISFCCPENLVFDAKHWNCTMPHQVRESTHVELTYANRTVDQVRIRDRFVVRTELGCRNKFVDKKHDNFWQWDLFENGTLRRDDRLWSTDEYCFSPLEHKPEQWELTPLNCERFQTGYRVWIYAICSIIAIIINIFILSLLGSVRDARKSHYGQLIIYYLLSMIVGYSLLVYLALKNPMKLSHVACRNIGFLAYFCIMLSFVFLAICSLDFLLKFKQKAVRSSVRRLSLALAVLAVIGLRFLVSLAQDSKLPKHFKPGMGEDYCWFDVRTWGILIYYYGPIALLLIFSIVCCLKAYFSIYELPSDTQYILGTQLKIVKTHFYAFSAYIVGVFAVWIREIVVYIMARVREHFFIIDFWSGVCILGLAIAGFILLLGKNLHVKSWWAINVESSQTDLSVINARVYKFDEKGDLQSSDSPYKPTVTSL comes from the exons ATGGTCTCGCCATTGATAATTCTTTTAGTTATATGGCTCTCCGTGGGCGTAAAGTCCCTGGAAATCGCCAGTATCAACCATCCCTGTGCCTACGCCCACACGGTCAACATTACGGATGGGCTGCGGATGAAGGATGGCTCCTACTCATACGCTGGAGTAGTGGTCCCACCGCATCTGATGGCGGAGTACTCCTTCAAGGTGATCGATGGAGTGGAGTACCGGGCCAAGAAGCATCTGCGCGGCTGCGTCTGTCTGCTGAAGCCCTGCATCAGTTTCTGTTGTCCGGAGAACCTCGTCTTTGATGCCAAGCACTGGAACTGCACGATGCCACACCAAGTCCGCGAGTCCACTCACGTGGAGCTCACCTACGCTAATAGGACGGTGGATCAAGTACGCATTCGCGATCGTTTTGTAGTGCGCACAGAGCTGGGTTGCCGAAACAAATTCGTGGACAAAAAGCACGATAACTTCTGGCAATGGGACCTCTTCGAGAATGGAACGCTACGGCGAGACGATCGTCTGTGGTCGACGGATGAGTATTGCTTTAGCCCGTTGGAGCACAAGCCGGAGCAGTGGGAGCTCACTCCGCTCAACTGCGAACGCTTTCAAACGGGCTACCGGGTTTGGATTTACGCCATTT GCAGTATTATAGCCATcattataaacattttcataCTCTCTCTACTTGGATCTGTGAGAGATGCCCGTAAAAGCCACTATGGCCAGCTAATCATCTACTACCTGCTGTCCATGATCGTGGGTTACTCCCTGTTGGTCTACTTGGCCTTGAAGAATCCCATGAAGCTCTCGCATGTGGCCTGCAGGAACATAG GATTTCTGGCCTACTTCTGCATCATGCTCTCCTTCGTCTTTCTGGCCATTTGCAGTCTTGACTTTCTGCTCAAGTTTAAACAAAAGGCTGTTAGGAGCTCCGTCCGTCGATTGTCCCTTGCTCTGGCAGTCCTTGCGGTGATAGGTCTTCGGTTTTTGGTGTCCTTAGCCCAGGACTCCAAGCTGCCCAAGCACTTTAAGCCGGGCATGGGAGAAGATTACTGCTGGTTCGATG TTCGCACCTGGGGTATCTTGATCTACTACTACGGACCCATTGCACTCCTCCTGATATTCAGCATTGTATGCTGTCTCAAGGCGTACTTTTCCATCTACGAACTGCCATCAGATACTCAGTACATATTAGGCACTCAACTGAAAATCGTCAAGACGCA TTTCTATGCCTTTAGCGCTTACATAGTGGGCGTGTTTGCGGTCTGGATCCGGGAAATAGTCGTATATATAATGGCCAGAGTGAGAGAGCATTTCTTCATCATTGACTTCTGGAGTGGAGTTTGCATTCTGGGCCTGGCCATAGCTGGTTTTATTCTGCTTCTTGGCAAGAATTTGCACGTCAAATCCTGGTGGGCCATTAATGT GGAATCAAGTCAGACAGATCTGAGTGTTATTAATGCTCGCGTATACAAGTTCGACGAGAAAGGCGATCTACAATCTTCAG ACTCTCCCTACAAGCCGACAGTGACATCACTTTAA